The Streptomyces taklimakanensis nucleotide sequence TCGGCGGGCACTACGAGGTCATCCACCACACGCAACTGCTCCAGCACCTCGTGGACGAGGGGAAGCTGGTGCCGGTCACCCCGGTCGAGGGTCTGATCACCTACCACGACCCGTGCTACCTGGGCCGCCACAACAAGGTCTACACGCCGCCGCGCGAGATCATCGGCAAGGTGCCCGGCCTGCGCAACGAGGAGATGCACCGCCACAAGGAGCGGGGCTTCTGCTGCGGCGCCGGCGGCGCGCGGATGTGGATGGAGGAGCGCATCGGCAAGCGCATCAACACCGAGCGCGTGGACGAGGCGCTCTCCCTCGACCCGGACATCGTCTCCACCGCCTGCCCGTTCTGCCTGGTGATGCTGACCGACTCGGTCAACGGCAAGAAGAACGAGGGCAAGGCCAAGGAGAGCGTCCAGGTCGTGGACGTGGCCCAGCTCCTGCTGGAGTCGGTGAAGACCCCCGCCGGGCCCGAGGGCACCAGCGGCGCGGAGTCCGCTCCCGAGCCCGAGCCCGCCACGTAGGCCACCGGACGACCCGTTCACCGGCGCGCACGGCCGGCCCCGCCTCCCGCGGGGCCGGCCGTCGCCGTGTGCGGGACCGGACGTCCGGGGCGCCCCGGGCACCCGGTCCCGCGCCGCGCCGGCGCCGCCCTGGTGCCACCCCCACCCGGCGCCGGGGGACGGCCACAGGGGGTTCCCCCAGGGGATGTCACATCTCGGCGGCAAAGCCCCTCCCACACCCCGCCCCACGGCCTCGCGCTCCGCCGGACGCGGTACGTTCGAGGGCGTGGCTGGATTCAGGATGGGACGCGGCCGGGACCCCCGGAACGCACAGCAGCATGGGCAGCACCCCCCGCAGCACCCCCCGCGGCAGGCGCCCGGAGCGCACGGGCAGCCGCCGTACGGTCCTCCCGGGCGACCCGGACCCGGCGGCCCCGGCCCCGGCGGGCCGGGGCAGCCCCTGTGGCGCCAGGGGGGCGACGGGCACGGCGAGCCGGAGTACTTCGGCGACCCCGGTCACGGCGGCCACGCGGGCCACGGCGGCCACGGCGGTCACGGCCACCCGGGGCACGGGCGGCCCGCCGGGCACGACCCGTACGCCGACACCCCCGGTCACACCCAGGTGTTCAGCCTCGGCGAGGCGCCCGACCACGGGGGCCCGGCCCCCCACCAGGGCGGCGACGGCTACACCGCCGGCAGCACCTACGGCGCCGGGCAGCCGACGGCACCCACCGGACCGCGGCCGCACTGGAAGCAGCTGCTGAGCGGGATCGTGCTGCGCCCCGACGCCACCTTCTGGCGGATGCGCGACCACTCGGTGTGGGGCCCCGCGCTGATCGTCACCTTCCTCTACGGCCTGCTCGCCGTCTT carries:
- a CDS encoding Yip1 family protein — translated: MAGFRMGRGRDPRNAQQHGQHPPQHPPRQAPGAHGQPPYGPPGRPGPGGPGPGGPGQPLWRQGGDGHGEPEYFGDPGHGGHAGHGGHGGHGHPGHGRPAGHDPYADTPGHTQVFSLGEAPDHGGPAPHQGGDGYTAGSTYGAGQPTAPTGPRPHWKQLLSGIVLRPDATFWRMRDHSVWGPALIVTFLYGLLAVFGFGEAREDAINSTLSNAVPYVLITGVAVVVSALLMGVVTHTLARQLGGNGLWAPTVGLSMLIMSLTDAPRLLLAMFLGGDASVVQVVGWITWLAAGALLTLMVRRSHELPWPKALGASAIQLVALLALFKLGTL